From Spirochaetota bacterium, a single genomic window includes:
- a CDS encoding antitoxin, whose protein sequence is MEKIKYLNKEEKDLIESYKGVDAKKIKIPSRKVQDVFKKAAKEFVKNEMKMNIRIEPSELKEIKKRAAVEGLKYQSFVKSVLHKYITGQLVERRPK, encoded by the coding sequence ATGGAAAAAATTAAATATCTAAACAAGGAAGAAAAGGACTTGATCGAATCGTATAAAGGCGTAGACGCGAAGAAGATAAAAATACCTTCCCGGAAAGTCCAGGATGTATTTAAAAAAGCGGCGAAGGAATTTGTAAAAAACGAAATGAAAATGAATATCCGTATAGAACCGTCTGAATTAAAGGAAATAAAAAAACGCGCCGCCGTCGAGGGCTTGAAATATCAATCGTTCGTGAAAAGCGTTCTCCATAAATATATCACCGGCCAGCTGGTGGAGAGAAGGCCCAAGTAG
- a CDS encoding ORF6N domain-containing protein, with product MLPDERILNKIYLLRGHKVMLDKDLAELYEVETRALNQAVKRNQSRFPEDFMFQLTVDEFDQLRSQIVTSSWGGTRKPPFAFTEQGVAMLSSVLTSDRAVQVNIQIMRTFTRLRTMLSSHDDLRRKIESMEKKYDEQFRIVFQAIKRLLADDAKPKRKIGFDSPKERK from the coding sequence ATGCTTCCAGATGAAAGAATACTGAACAAAATATATCTGCTGCGGGGTCACAAGGTCATGCTCGATAAAGACCTTGCCGAATTGTATGAAGTGGAAACCCGTGCGCTCAACCAGGCGGTGAAACGGAACCAGTCACGCTTCCCGGAAGATTTTATGTTCCAGCTGACCGTGGATGAATTCGACCAGTTGAGATCACAGATTGTGACATCAAGTTGGGGTGGTACGAGAAAGCCGCCCTTCGCCTTTACCGAACAAGGCGTTGCCATGCTGTCCAGCGTACTTACCAGCGATCGTGCGGTCCAGGTGAATATCCAGATCATGCGCACCTTTACGCGGTTGCGTACGATGCTTTCCTCTCATGATGATCTTCGCAGGAAGATAGAGAGCATGGAGAAGAAATACGACGAGCAGTTCCGGATCGTGTTCCAGGCGATTAAGCGGCTGCTCGCGGACGACGCAAAACCAAAGCGAAAGATAGGCTTTGACAGCCCTAAGGAAAGGAAATGA
- a CDS encoding response regulator transcription factor yields the protein MAKKILLVDDDKDLVGTLAQALSVNGYTVVPAYSGAEGLQKLLAEKPDLMLLDVMMETDTAGFEISYQIRSDRPTSKYKDVKATPIIMITAINQVTNNRFSLNEDANFLPKINDFLTKPVKIDELLGKIKNVIG from the coding sequence ATGGCAAAAAAGATATTACTGGTTGACGATGACAAGGATCTGGTCGGCACGCTCGCACAGGCGCTCAGCGTGAACGGATACACGGTGGTTCCCGCGTACAGCGGCGCCGAGGGCCTTCAGAAACTCCTGGCGGAGAAACCGGACCTCATGCTCCTGGACGTCATGATGGAGACGGACACGGCCGGGTTCGAGATAAGCTACCAGATCAGGAGCGACCGCCCCACCTCGAAGTACAAGGACGTGAAGGCGACACCCATCATCATGATCACGGCGATAAACCAGGTCACCAACAACAGGTTCTCGCTCAACGAGGACGCGAATTTTCTCCCCAAAATAAACGACTTTCTCACCAAGCCGGTGAAGATAGACGAGCTTTTGGGCAAGATCAAGAACGTAATCGGGTAA
- a CDS encoding 4Fe-4S dicluster domain-containing protein produces MWLTSKIKQVLLVIKPGTVTLPYPFQPHPTPEGYRGQPVWDHHKCIGCGGCHAHCPARTIMIRDLCQDLRVLVYDGGRCTYCGRCADVCPEKAITMTGEFELACPSRSDLSQSLELFMATCNRCGRCYEMETPNRIDRMNLKGYRYDNLEMRTVLPACTEQFDTEQLAKSDRFKRPERIGE; encoded by the coding sequence GTGTGGTTAACTAGCAAGATAAAACAGGTATTACTGGTAATCAAACCCGGTACCGTTACGCTTCCCTATCCCTTCCAGCCGCATCCTACGCCGGAGGGGTACCGCGGGCAGCCGGTCTGGGACCATCATAAATGCATCGGCTGCGGCGGCTGCCACGCGCACTGCCCGGCCCGCACGATCATGATACGCGACCTGTGCCAGGACCTGCGCGTCCTGGTATACGACGGCGGGCGCTGCACCTACTGCGGGCGCTGCGCGGACGTGTGCCCGGAAAAGGCGATCACGATGACGGGCGAGTTCGAGCTTGCGTGTCCCAGCAGGAGCGACCTGAGCCAGAGCCTGGAGCTTTTCATGGCGACCTGCAACCGCTGCGGACGCTGCTACGAAATGGAGACCCCGAACAGGATCGACCGCATGAACCTGAAGGGATACCGGTACGACAATCTCGAGATGCGCACCGTGCTGCCGGCATGCACCGAACAGTTCGACACCGAGCAGCTGGCCAAGAGCGACCGGTTCAAGAGACCCGAACGGATAGGAGAATAA
- the nuoB gene encoding NADH-quinone oxidoreductase subunit NuoB, which translates to MFRNLAKKILPRSLWVYHCNSGACNGCDIEILNVLTPYYDVERFGIKVVGSPRHADVMLISGAVTRPTQPLVKRAYDAMPAPKLVFGIGSCAIGGNMWADSYNVCGGALEAVPVNYFIPGCPPRPEAIIYGVALALGLVPQKAAPVELKQMEFPIDTYERNKAWEDRNVIYELVK; encoded by the coding sequence ATGTTTAGAAATCTCGCAAAGAAAATTCTGCCGAGGTCGCTGTGGGTGTATCACTGCAATTCCGGCGCCTGCAACGGCTGCGACATCGAGATATTGAACGTGCTGACCCCGTACTATGACGTGGAGCGGTTCGGCATCAAGGTGGTGGGCTCGCCGCGTCACGCGGACGTGATGCTCATCTCCGGTGCCGTGACGCGGCCCACCCAGCCGCTCGTGAAGCGCGCCTATGACGCGATGCCGGCGCCCAAGCTCGTGTTCGGGATAGGCTCGTGCGCGATCGGCGGCAACATGTGGGCCGACAGCTACAACGTATGCGGCGGCGCCCTCGAGGCCGTGCCGGTCAATTACTTCATCCCGGGCTGTCCCCCAAGGCCCGAGGCGATCATCTACGGCGTCGCGCTCGCCCTGGGCCTGGTTCCCCAGAAGGCCGCGCCGGTCGAGCTCAAGCAGATGGAGTTCCCCATAGACACGTACGAGCGGAACAAGGCGTGGGAAGACCGGAACGTGATATACGAGCTTGTAAAGTAG
- a CDS encoding DUF4258 domain-containing protein has translation MKFAFDKSKNEILRKDRGVSFYDVIEAIAEKGILLNIEHPNREKYPDQFMLVIEYNNYTYCVPYERSGDTVRLITLFPNREYLYLLEGRNKNGKN, from the coding sequence ATGAAGTTTGCTTTTGATAAATCCAAAAACGAGATCCTGCGAAAAGACAGGGGCGTTTCGTTTTACGATGTAATAGAGGCAATCGCGGAAAAAGGCATCCTGTTGAATATTGAGCACCCGAACAGGGAGAAATATCCGGACCAGTTCATGCTGGTAATTGAGTATAACAACTATACATATTGCGTACCGTATGAAAGGAGCGGGGATACGGTGCGTTTAATCACGCTGTTTCCCAACAGGGAATATTTATACTTGCTTGAGGGGAGGAACAAAAATGGAAAAAATTAA
- a CDS encoding hydrogenase maturation protease, with amino-acid sequence MDFTGEITRLLGEKTCIVAVGNSIRRDDGVGLYLADEIEKSVHGADIVHAEDIIESYVFEIADRDCENVLILDAVQTSSLPGSLVFGSMDEMGSLMNNYSTHKLSLTLACKIWRERGKKAFLLGIEAADVDFGVGLTQTVKKSADAIKDIIIETLHSTRKEYVYEQ; translated from the coding sequence ATGGATTTCACGGGTGAAATAACCAGGCTCCTGGGCGAGAAGACCTGCATCGTCGCGGTGGGAAATTCCATACGCCGCGACGACGGGGTCGGCCTTTACCTCGCCGACGAGATCGAGAAAAGCGTCCACGGCGCGGACATCGTCCACGCCGAAGACATAATCGAAAGCTACGTCTTCGAGATCGCCGACCGCGACTGCGAAAACGTCCTCATCCTGGACGCGGTGCAGACATCGAGCCTTCCCGGCTCGCTCGTGTTCGGAAGCATGGACGAGATGGGAAGCCTCATGAACAATTATTCCACCCACAAGTTGTCCCTTACGCTCGCCTGCAAGATCTGGCGCGAGCGGGGGAAAAAGGCTTTTTTGCTGGGAATCGAGGCGGCTGACGTGGATTTCGGCGTGGGCCTCACGCAGACGGTGAAAAAAAGCGCGGACGCGATCAAGGATATCATTATCGAAACACTACACAGTACCCGTAAGGAGTATGTCTATGAACAGTAA
- a CDS encoding NADH-quinone oxidoreductase subunit H: MDILAIIVNVVVFLGLAPLFEGVIRKLYAKVQSRQGPPIVQPYYDLIKLLGKERLVPGNVAFKIAPMMAFASIVTVVMFVPLGFKANFLTQYADIITIIYVLTLGGVSVLLGALSSRNTYAMVGASREMITMIMVEPVLAMTLIMGALKVKGMSVGASFFSVAMTGYGWGVVLMLVVFLMALQAFVGRQPFDIAEAEIEIIEGPFIEYSGPYLALFKYYMMIKQMFYAFLFVTVFMPFLQTGSYAANIGTQLAGILAVVVLISLVGSTNPRLRIEQAVRYYAVLILLSLTAVGLTVYGI, encoded by the coding sequence ATGGACATACTGGCAATAATCGTAAACGTGGTCGTGTTTCTGGGACTCGCGCCGCTGTTCGAGGGCGTGATTAGGAAGCTCTACGCAAAGGTCCAGTCCCGCCAGGGGCCGCCCATCGTGCAGCCTTATTATGACCTGATCAAGCTCCTGGGCAAGGAGCGGCTCGTTCCCGGCAATGTCGCCTTCAAGATCGCGCCCATGATGGCGTTCGCTTCGATCGTGACGGTCGTCATGTTCGTGCCGCTGGGATTCAAGGCGAACTTCCTTACCCAGTACGCCGACATAATCACGATAATCTATGTGCTTACCCTGGGCGGCGTATCGGTCCTCCTGGGGGCGCTCTCGAGCCGCAACACGTATGCGATGGTGGGCGCAAGCCGCGAAATGATCACGATGATCATGGTGGAGCCCGTGCTCGCGATGACGCTCATCATGGGCGCGCTCAAGGTGAAGGGAATGTCCGTGGGCGCCAGCTTCTTCAGCGTCGCGATGACCGGCTACGGGTGGGGCGTAGTGCTCATGCTCGTGGTCTTCCTCATGGCGCTCCAGGCGTTCGTAGGCCGCCAGCCGTTCGACATCGCGGAGGCCGAGATCGAAATCATCGAAGGTCCGTTCATCGAGTATTCCGGTCCCTATCTCGCGCTCTTCAAGTACTACATGATGATCAAGCAGATGTTCTATGCGTTCCTGTTCGTGACGGTGTTCATGCCCTTCCTGCAGACCGGGTCGTACGCGGCGAATATCGGAACCCAACTCGCGGGCATTCTCGCGGTGGTGGTGCTGATATCGCTGGTCGGTTCGACGAACCCGAGGCTTCGTATCGAACAGGCGGTCAGGTACTACGCCGTGCTCATCCTGCTCTCACTCACGGCGGTCGGGCTGACCGTGTATGGAATATAA
- a CDS encoding outer membrane lipoprotein carrier protein LolA, whose product MKTFLKAVVLILCLFVFTEGYSLNGDEALRKFQDRMYGVGTMSGQISWVYTSGTMYSGSFKYMAPGRIYVKFTTPTGRVLVTNGKKLWVYDSQSNICGVQDLGRGGSGGIASLVQGYLPLLSAQGSGGYTIKLKSNERQYNEITLVLDGNFMMKKAVMQSRGGGEGLSITLSNVRTGEGMTAGTFDFNVPSNAQLVKNPLDVK is encoded by the coding sequence ATGAAGACTTTTCTCAAGGCGGTGGTTCTGATACTATGCCTCTTCGTGTTCACCGAGGGCTACTCGCTCAACGGGGACGAGGCGCTCAGGAAGTTCCAGGACCGGATGTACGGCGTCGGCACCATGAGCGGGCAGATATCGTGGGTATATACTTCGGGGACAATGTATTCCGGAAGCTTTAAGTACATGGCGCCGGGACGCATCTACGTAAAGTTCACTACCCCCACGGGAAGGGTGCTCGTCACCAACGGCAAAAAACTCTGGGTATACGACTCCCAGAGCAACATCTGCGGGGTGCAGGACCTTGGCAGGGGAGGTTCGGGCGGCATCGCATCGCTCGTACAGGGTTATCTTCCCCTCCTGAGCGCACAGGGCTCCGGCGGCTACACGATCAAGCTCAAGAGCAACGAGCGCCAGTACAACGAGATCACGCTGGTGCTGGACGGTAATTTCATGATGAAAAAAGCGGTGATGCAGAGCCGGGGCGGCGGTGAGGGCCTGTCGATCACCCTCTCGAACGTGCGCACCGGGGAGGGCATGACCGCGGGCACGTTCGACTTTAACGTGCCGTCGAACGCCCAGCTCGTGAAAAATCCGCTGGACGTGAAATAG
- a CDS encoding serine/threonine-protein phosphatase, whose translation LFPETGLPSYDILIKNIVLVMAGYVIATLETMLARALGLTSISYGEVLFIAGAVFSYAMASYWLVYLNRRVTLLIDSLVYYGNLTVYLAMYGVWIYKLGEIRTLGLFNALIAVTIVLTYTPMSRSLMMSLGTVACHLVVSRFAIYDAGQPGSFAREIFYTIAFVPAFLIISYFAGRLQRQNAALGDTNRELEKANLDLTRANEELEATRRVTEIEMDLAVTIQSAIFPDAAPQTDEWDVAFSFKPRNGVSGDFYDFYYEGPVLRGMSLFDVSGHGVSSALITMFAKPIFFRHFTRMSGGPLHRVIEAANLRLIDEMRNIHGFITGIMLRFGGGSVEYVNAGHPDLLHRRSGRGVRVIGAGHELIKGRPLGIEGPTRTCKTVKFGVAPGDVLVLYTDCVTECVGAANNSYGVERLIASFERAPGEDAGAILEFIERQFHDFLGDRRVEDDFTLIVARKR comes from the coding sequence CCCTTTTCCCCGAGACCGGCCTGCCCAGTTACGACATACTCATCAAGAACATCGTGCTCGTTATGGCGGGATACGTGATCGCGACGCTGGAAACCATGCTCGCGCGCGCCCTGGGACTTACGTCCATCAGTTACGGCGAGGTGCTCTTCATCGCCGGTGCGGTCTTTTCTTACGCCATGGCCTCCTACTGGCTCGTCTACCTGAACAGGAGGGTCACCCTCCTCATCGATTCGCTTGTCTATTATGGAAACCTTACGGTGTACCTCGCCATGTACGGTGTCTGGATCTACAAACTGGGCGAAATCCGGACGTTGGGCCTGTTCAACGCGCTCATCGCCGTGACGATCGTCCTCACCTACACCCCCATGAGCAGGAGCCTCATGATGTCCCTGGGCACGGTAGCCTGCCACCTGGTGGTGTCCCGCTTCGCCATCTACGACGCGGGACAGCCGGGGAGCTTCGCACGGGAGATATTCTACACGATCGCGTTCGTTCCCGCGTTCCTGATCATCTCGTATTTCGCCGGCCGCCTCCAGCGCCAGAACGCCGCGCTCGGGGATACGAACCGGGAACTCGAGAAAGCCAATCTCGACCTCACACGCGCCAACGAGGAGCTCGAGGCGACGCGTCGCGTCACCGAAATCGAGATGGACCTCGCCGTCACCATCCAGTCCGCGATCTTCCCGGATGCGGCCCCCCAGACCGACGAGTGGGACGTCGCCTTCTCCTTTAAACCGAGAAACGGCGTCTCCGGCGATTTCTACGATTTCTATTACGAGGGACCTGTCCTCCGGGGAATGTCGCTCTTCGACGTATCGGGCCACGGCGTGTCGTCGGCGCTCATCACCATGTTCGCGAAACCCATCTTCTTCCGGCACTTCACCCGCATGTCCGGCGGGCCGCTCCACCGCGTGATAGAGGCCGCGAACCTCCGCCTGATCGACGAGATGCGCAACATCCACGGGTTCATCACCGGGATAATGCTCAGGTTCGGCGGCGGCTCGGTGGAATACGTCAACGCCGGGCACCCCGATCTGCTCCATCGCCGCTCCGGGCGCGGGGTAAGGGTGATCGGGGCGGGACACGAGCTGATCAAGGGACGGCCCCTCGGCATCGAGGGGCCCACGAGAACCTGTAAGACCGTGAAGTTCGGTGTCGCCCCCGGAGACGTGCTGGTGCTCTACACCGACTGCGTCACCGAATGCGTGGGGGCGGCAAACAACTCGTACGGGGTGGAGAGGCTTATCGCCTCGTTTGAACGCGCCCCCGGGGAGGACGCGGGGGCGATACTGGAATTCATCGAACGGCAGTTTCACGACTTCCTCGGGGACCGGCGCGTCGAGGACGATTTTACGCTCATCGTCGCGCGCAAGCGTTAG
- a CDS encoding ComEC/Rec2 family competence protein, whose product MDDFRRIGRAALVPSLIVLLFLAASTLIGFGITLGRTGEVVCGLVMMLSACALTPAVLRNSLPAEPDSGAGPPLVRRHAKTLGLAGFSLAGALAALYFFAPGLRFADNFPFEHGRLLVESVDRGRHALKAMVRFETPGDDARGRALAVFAPGTELREGDVIEVRAPFRKITCGQIADSSYHRSLARAGIRFLASPGAGEYSILEAAPAGFHERLRIRIDGALRKLFGQRHAALLSAFYFGDDSDIDTRTMSDFKRAGILHLIAASGFNIGLVAMLPFFLLTLVRVPRRVIICATLLTLSFYMFLTDMPVSLVRAFIMFSVYAVQRAFFLERNLFNTLWISAVLILGFRPHELYSPSFQMSFGATLGIIGAQRLYAASMPRVHAYFRESAALSLAAQAPVFPIVLAHMGEVGLAGVLTNIVAIPLTVAATALSLAAAAVSFASLHAARALAWAVGLLFDLNDLFVRCIASLGLHYTADAPSPLLLIPFILFLAPVYAPARLRAASWAGVPAAFMIAAFMLAPGPAARPEIYTTGRDAVLVSSRGGGALVYGAIERIEDARAIEARLRELGTQRLTLCVPGDGRRSLACAEYLGRRFALDECVLDERIALGAGLRRFTALLEREGVRLRLERLDIPEPRAPGSWELIAARYAPKSRTLDPARVLGRLLGFEPPGGGDGRLAEARILDLSALAKIYVDKE is encoded by the coding sequence TTGGACGACTTTAGGCGCATCGGCCGCGCCGCCCTCGTACCCTCCCTCATAGTTCTTCTCTTTCTCGCGGCCTCAACATTGATCGGTTTCGGAATAACGCTCGGACGGACCGGGGAAGTCGTCTGCGGCCTCGTCATGATGCTTTCCGCGTGCGCGCTCACACCCGCGGTGCTGCGCAATTCACTGCCGGCTGAACCGGATTCCGGCGCCGGGCCGCCGCTCGTCCGCCGTCACGCAAAAACCCTGGGCCTTGCGGGATTCTCGCTCGCGGGCGCCCTTGCAGCGCTGTACTTTTTCGCGCCCGGCCTGCGCTTCGCCGATAATTTCCCGTTTGAGCACGGACGCCTTCTCGTCGAATCGGTCGACCGCGGCAGGCACGCGCTGAAAGCGATGGTGCGATTCGAAACCCCCGGCGACGATGCACGGGGACGCGCGCTGGCCGTCTTCGCCCCGGGGACGGAGCTCAGGGAGGGCGACGTGATCGAGGTGCGCGCCCCCTTCCGGAAGATTACCTGCGGGCAGATTGCTGATTCGTCGTATCACCGCTCCCTGGCGCGCGCGGGAATCCGTTTCCTTGCCAGCCCCGGGGCGGGCGAGTACTCGATCCTGGAGGCGGCCCCCGCGGGATTTCACGAGCGGCTCCGGATCCGGATAGACGGCGCCCTCCGGAAGCTCTTCGGGCAGCGGCACGCGGCGCTGCTTTCGGCCTTCTATTTCGGCGACGACAGCGACATCGATACGCGCACCATGAGCGACTTCAAGCGCGCGGGGATCCTGCACCTGATAGCCGCAAGCGGGTTCAATATCGGTCTTGTCGCGATGCTCCCGTTCTTCCTGCTCACCCTCGTGCGCGTCCCGCGGCGGGTCATTATCTGCGCCACACTTTTAACGCTTTCCTTCTATATGTTTCTCACCGACATGCCCGTGTCCCTCGTGCGCGCGTTCATCATGTTCTCGGTGTACGCCGTTCAGCGCGCGTTTTTCCTGGAACGCAATCTCTTCAACACCCTCTGGATCTCCGCCGTACTCATACTCGGTTTCCGGCCGCACGAGCTCTATTCCCCCTCGTTCCAGATGAGCTTCGGCGCGACGCTGGGCATTATCGGCGCGCAGCGCCTGTACGCCGCCTCGATGCCGCGCGTGCACGCCTATTTCAGGGAATCCGCGGCCCTCTCGCTTGCCGCGCAGGCGCCGGTGTTCCCCATCGTGCTCGCCCACATGGGTGAGGTGGGCCTTGCGGGGGTCCTCACCAATATCGTCGCGATCCCCCTGACCGTGGCCGCCACCGCCCTGTCCCTGGCCGCCGCCGCGGTCTCGTTCGCGTCCCTTCACGCGGCGCGCGCCCTCGCGTGGGCGGTGGGACTCCTGTTCGACCTGAACGACCTGTTCGTACGGTGTATCGCTTCGCTCGGCCTGCATTACACTGCGGATGCGCCCTCGCCCCTGCTGCTCATCCCCTTCATCCTGTTCCTCGCGCCGGTGTATGCCCCCGCGCGGCTGCGTGCCGCCTCGTGGGCGGGCGTTCCCGCGGCCTTCATGATCGCTGCGTTCATGCTCGCACCGGGGCCCGCCGCGCGGCCCGAAATTTACACAACCGGGAGGGACGCGGTGCTGGTCAGCTCCCGGGGCGGCGGTGCGCTCGTCTATGGGGCGATCGAGCGCATTGAGGATGCGCGCGCGATCGAGGCGCGGCTGCGGGAGCTCGGGACCCAGAGGCTCACGCTCTGCGTTCCCGGGGACGGGCGGCGGTCGCTCGCCTGCGCGGAATACCTGGGGAGACGTTTTGCCCTGGATGAGTGCGTGCTCGATGAACGGATCGCCCTGGGGGCGGGCCTCCGGCGCTTCACCGCGTTGTTGGAGCGGGAGGGGGTGAGGCTTCGCCTGGAGCGGCTGGATATCCCGGAACCGCGCGCCCCCGGTTCGTGGGAGCTCATCGCCGCGCGTTATGCCCCGAAGAGCCGGACACTGGATCCCGCGCGCGTTCTCGGGAGACTGCTGGGTTTCGAGCCTCCCGGGGGCGGGGATGGGCGCCTCGCCGAGGCGCGGATACTCGACCTGAGCGCGCTCGCCAAAATCTATGTTGACAAGGAATGA
- a CDS encoding Fe-S-binding domain-containing protein translates to MATIQALTDQLKKKFANAVTGVENPEATQLFIDIKKDKVREICNEVIAQGGRYLVSVGTDYLAKDGTLGLIHTFAFDKEHYFASLRTATKEMEPIESITPDIPNAGWSEREYMDLLGMKFTNHPKPKKLVTADDWPADIYPLRKEVPFNIKPLAAENVAYQLDECPDGCSIVPFGPYHPTQHEPAHFALFVDGETIKGSDYRGFMIHRGVEKLAQTQISYNEIPFLAERICGICGSVHAASFSQAVEIAAGHKISRRAEYIRTIMLEIERVHSHLLWLGVAGHLIGFDTVFMQAWRVREPIMWLCERLTGSRKTYGMIVIGGVRRDITPELKQDILNVIGTIEKEMVTIKNAIIGDTAIHRRTKDVGYITKEDTIKWSLVGPVARARGVDIDARRDQPYAAYDEMKFDVPVVDNCDVWGTVLVRVLETFEAISIIRQALDKMPNDGPILMPFDDALPAGRHGITAVEAPRGEVTHYVITGEENRPERWRVRAPTYPNLQGVPMMLLNNQLADVPIIIGSIDPCFSCTERMEVVDLRNGGMKVMSQSELEALSRNKG, encoded by the coding sequence ATGGCAACGATTCAAGCCTTAACGGATCAGCTTAAGAAAAAATTCGCGAATGCGGTCACCGGCGTGGAAAACCCGGAGGCCACCCAGCTCTTCATAGACATCAAGAAGGACAAGGTCCGCGAGATATGCAACGAGGTCATCGCCCAGGGCGGACGCTACCTCGTAAGCGTAGGGACCGATTACCTTGCGAAGGACGGTACGCTGGGTCTCATCCACACCTTCGCCTTCGACAAGGAGCATTACTTCGCGAGCCTGCGCACCGCGACGAAGGAGATGGAGCCCATCGAATCCATCACACCGGACATCCCCAACGCGGGATGGTCGGAGCGTGAATACATGGACCTTCTCGGGATGAAGTTCACCAACCACCCGAAGCCCAAGAAACTCGTTACCGCCGACGACTGGCCCGCGGACATCTACCCGCTCCGCAAGGAGGTCCCCTTCAACATCAAGCCGTTGGCCGCCGAGAACGTGGCCTACCAGCTTGATGAATGCCCGGACGGATGCTCCATAGTTCCTTTTGGTCCCTATCATCCCACCCAGCACGAGCCCGCGCACTTCGCGCTGTTCGTGGACGGAGAGACGATCAAGGGAAGCGACTACCGGGGATTCATGATCCACCGCGGCGTCGAGAAGCTCGCACAGACCCAGATTTCGTATAACGAGATTCCGTTCCTGGCCGAGCGTATCTGCGGCATTTGCGGATCGGTGCACGCGGCCTCCTTTTCGCAGGCGGTCGAGATCGCGGCCGGCCACAAGATATCGCGCCGCGCCGAATACATCCGCACGATAATGCTCGAGATCGAGCGCGTGCACTCGCACCTGCTCTGGCTGGGCGTCGCGGGCCACCTGATCGGATTCGACACCGTGTTCATGCAGGCGTGGCGCGTGCGCGAACCCATCATGTGGCTGTGCGAGCGCCTCACCGGGAGCCGCAAGACCTACGGGATGATCGTTATCGGCGGCGTACGCCGCGACATCACCCCCGAACTGAAACAGGACATCCTGAACGTGATCGGCACGATCGAGAAGGAGATGGTCACGATCAAGAACGCGATCATCGGCGACACGGCGATACACCGCCGCACCAAGGACGTCGGCTATATCACGAAAGAGGACACCATCAAATGGAGCCTCGTGGGACCCGTCGCCAGGGCCAGGGGGGTCGATATCGACGCGCGCAGGGACCAGCCGTACGCCGCGTACGATGAAATGAAGTTCGACGTGCCCGTGGTCGACAACTGCGACGTGTGGGGCACCGTGCTCGTGCGCGTGCTCGAGACCTTCGAGGCGATCAGCATCATACGCCAGGCACTCGACAAGATGCCCAACGACGGGCCGATACTCATGCCCTTCGACGACGCGCTTCCGGCCGGGAGGCACGGCATCACCGCGGTCGAGGCGCCGCGCGGAGAGGTCACGCATTACGTAATCACCGGCGAGGAGAACAGGCCGGAGCGCTGGAGGGTGCGCGCCCCCACGTACCCCAACCTCCAGGGCGTGCCCATGATGCTCCTGAACAACCAGCTGGCGGACGTGCCGATAATCATCGGCAGCATAGACCCGTGTTTCTCCTGCACGGAACGCATGGAAGTGGTAGACCTCAGGAACGGCGGCATGAAGGTCATGTCGCAGAGCGAGCTGGAAGCGCTCTCGAGAAATAAGGGGTAG
- a CDS encoding tetratricopeptide repeat protein, which translates to MKLIKFMFFLAFFTGIAGSVIYHREVYRYSLRVYYERVKKEGLEDSLKKAKAMYSRDEYAKLKPYLSDLMTLYPGNREIVRLLGLTRIELGDRIEGARLIVSSMKEDEDLSTMQSVLEILYEEKEYPDLIDVFSRHEPRERYPKFIYGMSFYHLHRWEDAIPRLVAARDAGQDGFELHFALGTSYENAGKIENAVASFEAAFALEPHRADARQALVRAYRKAKKYDKAEKLGRTAP; encoded by the coding sequence ATGAAGCTCATTAAATTCATGTTTTTCCTCGCCTTCTTCACCGGAATCGCCGGATCGGTGATCTATCACCGGGAGGTGTACCGGTATTCGCTGCGCGTGTATTACGAGAGGGTGAAGAAGGAGGGCTTGGAGGATTCGCTGAAGAAAGCGAAGGCGATGTATTCCAGGGATGAATACGCGAAACTGAAACCCTATTTATCGGACCTCATGACGCTGTACCCGGGCAACCGGGAGATCGTGCGCCTGCTGGGGCTCACGCGCATCGAACTGGGGGACCGTATCGAGGGGGCACGCCTGATCGTGTCATCCATGAAGGAGGACGAGGACCTCTCCACGATGCAGAGCGTGCTTGAAATACTGTACGAAGAAAAGGAATACCCGGATCTCATAGACGTATTCTCGCGCCACGAGCCCCGCGAGCGCTACCCGAAGTTCATTTACGGAATGTCCTTTTATCACCTTCACCGCTGGGAGGACGCGATCCCCCGCCTGGTCGCGGCGCGGGATGCCGGGCAGGACGGCTTCGAGCTGCACTTCGCGCTGGGCACCTCGTATGAGAACGCCGGTAAGATCGAGAACGCCGTCGCGAGCTTCGAGGCCGCCTTCGCGCTCGAGCCGCACAGGGCAGACGCGCGGCAGGCGCTCGTGCGCGCGTATCGCAAGGCAAAAAAATACGACAAGGCGGAAAAACTGGGACGGACCGCCCCCTGA